The genomic interval CGGCCGCGGCGACGTGGCGCTCGACGCGGTCGTCGTGGGCCCAGCGGTCGACGGCCCGGCAGATCGCGGACGGCTCGTCCTCGGCGAGGGCGACCAGGAGCTCGTCGGCCCGGGGGTGGCCCGCGTCGACGAGGGACTCGGCGAGGTCGTCGACGGCGTGGTGGCGGTGGGTGTGCAGGAGGACCTGGGCGGCGGTGGAGACCGTGGGGCGCACGCAGTCGCCGTAGGGCGGGCCCTGGAGGGGGCGCTCGTCGGCGAACCAGCGGCACAGGAGGGTCTGCGCGGCGCAGGGGTCCTCGGCGAGGACGGTGGCCACGGTGGGCAGGAAGCGGTCGCTCTGGGGCGGGTGGGCCACCTGGTGCGCCTGCGGTTCGAGCTGCTGGGTCTGGGCGGCGCCGGGCGGCGGGCCGTCCGCGGGCACCAGGAGCCGGAGCAGGTCCAGGCGGTCGGCGAGGCCGAGGGGCAGCCGGAGCCAGAACCAGGGCCCGAACTCGGCGAGGCCGCCGAGGGGGCCCGCGGGGTCGCTGTCGAAGCCGCCGATGGCGAGCGAGCGGGTGGTCAGCCGCTCGGCCAGCAGCCGCAGGGTGCCCAGAAAGGGGGTGGCGTCGGGGACGCGCAGCAGCGTCTCGCCGAGGAGGTGCGCGGCCCACCAGGCGGGATCGGGGAGCGCCGGGACGTGCTCGTCGGGCCCGGTGGACGGGCGGGGCGCGAGGGAGAGGGCCTCCGCGGCGTGGATCAGCCCGTCGAGCCGGGTGGCGAGCTCCGCGGGGCCGGAGCGGCGGCCGAGGAGCAGCATCGCCTGGAGGACCGGGCCGATGCGGTGGCGCGGTACGGGCACGGGCTTGGGCCGCTCCTTGCCGCGGGCCCCGGCGCGGGTGCGGCGGCGGGCGGCCGCCGTCCTGGGCGGCCTGCTGGAGCCGGGCGGCGGCGGGACGTGGCCCTCGGGCGCGGGGCCGCCGCCCGGCCGGGACGGCAGCCGGGGCTCCGTCTCGGCGGGCGGGCCCTCCGGCTCGTACCAGCGGTGGACGAGGGTGTGCAGGGCGGCGTCGAGGTCGAGGTGCGCGCCTTGCAGCCAGTCGGCGAACTCCTCGTGCCCGAAGCGGTAGCCCGTGCCGGCCGGGACGAGCATGCCTTCGGTGAGGACGGCGGAGGCCCAGCCGTTCCGCCAGGGGAAGAGCTCCTCGAAGGCCTCGCGGTCCAGCTCGCCCTGTCCCGGGCCCAGGCAGCGCCGGGCGGCCTCGTGGAGCTGACCCGCCACCCGGGCGGCGAGCCGGCGGACGGCGGTGCCGCGCAGGGGCGGCCGGCGGTCGGCCGAGAGCCTTACGGCGATCCGCAGGCAGATCAGGTCGAGGTAGGCGGCGAAGACGCCCCAGCGGTCGGGGGGCGGGGCGTCCTCGTCCTCGCCGCCGTCGGGGGCGGCTCCCCCGGCCGCCCAGGCCCGTCCGCCGTGGACCGGGAGGGCCGCGCGGACCTCGGCGAGGAGGCGCAGGGCGAGCGGGTGGGCGGCGTCGCCCTCCTGGATCGCCTCGGCGGGGACGCCGTAGACGGCACGGGCCTGGGCGGCCTGGCAGGGCGTGAGGTCGGTGAGGCGGACGCAGGACGGCAGGCCGCGGTGGACGGCCGTGTCCAGGGGGGTGTGGAGGGTGGTGCGCGGGAAGAGGGCGCCGGCGGTCTCCCAGTGCTCCGGGCGGCAGGCGACGACGAGCCGGGCCGCCGTGCCGTCCAGCCACTCGGCCGTGGCCGCCGTCCACGACGGCAAGGCGTGGGCGAGGACGGGCGGCACCTCCTCGGGCCCGTCGAGGATGACGAGGAGCGGCCGGCCGACGCGCTGGGCGAGGGCCGCGACGGCCTCCGGGGTGGCCTCCGCCGGGTCGCCGACCGTGCCCGCGGCGCCCGCCGAGGCGGTGACGATCCGGCCGGCCGCCTCCAGGGCGCGGGCCACGGCGTCCCGCACGCTCTCGTCGCCGTCCTCCAGGTCGGCGCCGCGCAGCCAGATCGTCGGCGCGGGCTCCGGGCCCCGGGCGCGGCGGGTGGCGAGCGCGCCGAGCTCGGTGGTGCGGCCCGTGCCGGGCCCGCCGACGAGGCCGAGGACCCGGGCTGCGGGCGGCCGGGCCTCCGCGTCCTCCTCGGGCTCGTCGTCCGGGGATCCCTCCTCGGGCGCGGGCCCCTCCTCGCAGGCGTCCGGGCCCGCCGTGCCGCCCGCGTCGCCCGCTCCGGGGCTCCCGGGGGCGTACGGGGAGCCGGCGCCGTGCCCCGGCCCGTACGGACTCTCCGCGCCGTACGGGCCCTCCCCGCCGTACGTACGGCCGTCGGCGCCGCCGCAGGTCTCCGCGGGCAGGCCCGGGGACAGCCCGGCCGCGACGGTCACCCCGCCGTGGACGTCGTGGTCGAGGCCGCAGGGCACCCGCTCGCGCGGGCGGCGGCCGGTGTCCAGGAAACGGGCGAATTCGCGGGCGACCTCGGGGCGGTCGACGGGGTCGCGCCAGACCCGGGAGGTGGTGACGGGGCCGAGCGAGGTCGCCGTGAGCTGGAGGGCGCCCGCGAGGTTGAGGTCGGGGCCGTAGGCGGGGACGGTGGCGCCGTTGTGCTCCAGGAGGCGGGCCAGGGGGCCGTCCGGGCAGGCCAGGGCGGCCGCCCGGAGGGGGATGGCGAAGCCGCCGGAGCGGCGCTCGGCGTGCAGCGCGGTACCGAGGACGGCGACGACGGTGCCGGTGCGGGCGTCGAGGACGGGGCCGCCCGTGGCCTCCTCGCCCAGGCGCAGGCCGTCCCGCTCGCCGACGGAGAGCTCCACCGCGGCGTCGAGCAGATGGAAGCGGTCGGTGGCGGTGTACGTCACCAGGGCCTCGCCGACGATCCGGGCGTTCTGCCAGCGGCCGGCCCGGAGCCGGACCTCCGCACCGTCCTCCAGGTACTCCGCGGCGGCGACGGGCAGCGGCTGGACGCCGAGGCCCTCGGTCCGCACCAGCGCGAGATCGGACCCGGGCAGCGGGGTGACGGCCTCGGCCCCGACGAGGCAGGTGCGCTCCCCGGGCGCGAGCAGGACCAGGCGGGCGAGGCCGTCGACCGCCTCATGGCTGGTGATCATGGTGCCGCGGTCGTCCGCGAGGAAACCCGTGCCGCGCGGACGCCCGGCGAGGTCTCTGATGCGTACCAAGTTCTCGTCCGCATCGGTCCGTCGACCGCTCATCCGCCGAACCTCCCCGCCGTGCACTTACTGCGACGTTAGGCAGCGGATGATCGGCAGGACAGATCGCACCAGGAACGCGCCCCCTTCCACCCCCTCGATTCACTCCGAGCGCCTGCCCAATGGGGTGAATCCTCGGCACGGGATGGATAGGGAACCGGAGGGAGGGGGATCGTGGGACGGGAGCGTGTCGCAAGGCACGCTCCCGTCCCACGGTGAGGCCACCGGGACCACCACCCGGCCCCAAGGCCCCCGGAACATGCGGGACGCCCCCACGGCGGTCGGTGGACCGCCCCGGGGGCGTCTGGATGCCGCGGTCCGGCTCAGCCGAAGACGGCCAGGCTCTTGGCCCGCCCGCCCTGGTTCTCGACCAGGACCAGGAAGCGCCCGTCCGGACCGAAGACCGCTATCGGGCCCGTGGTCTCGAAGAGCGGCATCCTGACCCGGACGCCGTTGGCGAGCAGGCGCGCCTGCTCCTCCGTGACGTCCCAGCGCGTGAAGGCCGCCTCGGCCGCCTCCGCCACGGGCATGATCGTCAGCTCCTCCTGGAGCTGGTCCAGCGTGCGGGCCTCGCCCAGCCCGTACGGGCCGACGCGGGTGCGCCGCAGCGCCGTCAGATGGCCGCCGACACCCGTGTCCGCGCCCAGGTCACGGGCGAGGGCACGGACGTACGTACCGGACGAGCAGACGACGGAGACCAGCAGGTCCTGCACCGGGGTGCCGTCCGCCGCCTCCGCCGGGTGCACGGCGTGCACGGCGTGCACGGCGAAGGAGGAGACCGTCACCGGGCGGGCCGGGATCTCGAAGTCCTCGCCCTCACGGGCCCGCGCGTACGACCGCTTGCCGTCGATCTTGATGGCGCTGACCTTCGACGGCACCTGCATGATGGCGCCGGTGAGCTTGGCGACACCCGCGTCGATCGCCTCACGGGTGACGCCCGAGGCGTCGGCGGACGAGGTGATCTCGCCCTCCGCGTCGTCCGTCACGGTGTTCTGGCCGAGCCGGATCGTCGCGACGTACTCCTTCTCGGTCAGCGCGAGGTGACCGAGCAGCTTGGTCGCCCGCTCGATCCCGAGGACGAGCACACCGGTCGCCATCGGGTCGAGCGTCCCCGCGTGGCCGACGCGCCGGGTCCGCGCGATGCCGCGCATCTTCGCGACGACGTCGTGCGAGGTGAAACCGGCCGGCTTGTCGACGACGACCAGCCCGTCCGGCGGGGTCTCCTTGTGCTTCATTCGGCGGCGGCGTCCTTCTCGTCCTCGTCGCCCGGCTTGCGGTACGGGTCGGCGTCGCCCGCGTACGCGGCGCCCGAGGACGCCTCGCGCACCTGCTGGTCCGAGGCCCGCGCCTTGTCGAGCAGGTCCTCGATCGTCCGGGCGGTGTCCGGGAGGGCGTCCGCCACGAACGTCAGCGTCGGCGTGAACTTGATCCCGGCGGCACGGCCGACCTCGGAGCGCAGGATGCCCTTGGCGCTCTCCAGGCCG from Streptomyces albireticuli carries:
- a CDS encoding trypsin-like peptidase domain-containing protein codes for the protein MSGRRTDADENLVRIRDLAGRPRGTGFLADDRGTMITSHEAVDGLARLVLLAPGERTCLVGAEAVTPLPGSDLALVRTEGLGVQPLPVAAAEYLEDGAEVRLRAGRWQNARIVGEALVTYTATDRFHLLDAAVELSVGERDGLRLGEEATGGPVLDARTGTVVAVLGTALHAERRSGGFAIPLRAAALACPDGPLARLLEHNGATVPAYGPDLNLAGALQLTATSLGPVTTSRVWRDPVDRPEVAREFARFLDTGRRPRERVPCGLDHDVHGGVTVAAGLSPGLPAETCGGADGRTYGGEGPYGAESPYGPGHGAGSPYAPGSPGAGDAGGTAGPDACEEGPAPEEGSPDDEPEEDAEARPPAARVLGLVGGPGTGRTTELGALATRRARGPEPAPTIWLRGADLEDGDESVRDAVARALEAAGRIVTASAGAAGTVGDPAEATPEAVAALAQRVGRPLLVILDGPEEVPPVLAHALPSWTAATAEWLDGTAARLVVACRPEHWETAGALFPRTTLHTPLDTAVHRGLPSCVRLTDLTPCQAAQARAVYGVPAEAIQEGDAAHPLALRLLAEVRAALPVHGGRAWAAGGAAPDGGEDEDAPPPDRWGVFAAYLDLICLRIAVRLSADRRPPLRGTAVRRLAARVAGQLHEAARRCLGPGQGELDREAFEELFPWRNGWASAVLTEGMLVPAGTGYRFGHEEFADWLQGAHLDLDAALHTLVHRWYEPEGPPAETEPRLPSRPGGGPAPEGHVPPPPGSSRPPRTAAARRRTRAGARGKERPKPVPVPRHRIGPVLQAMLLLGRRSGPAELATRLDGLIHAAEALSLAPRPSTGPDEHVPALPDPAWWAAHLLGETLLRVPDATPFLGTLRLLAERLTTRSLAIGGFDSDPAGPLGGLAEFGPWFWLRLPLGLADRLDLLRLLVPADGPPPGAAQTQQLEPQAHQVAHPPQSDRFLPTVATVLAEDPCAAQTLLCRWFADERPLQGPPYGDCVRPTVSTAAQVLLHTHRHHAVDDLAESLVDAGHPRADELLVALAEDEPSAICRAVDRWAHDDRVERHVAAAAYALKAAPHVTTTADRELLRYSALALLSRPAEGALHGTALCLLVRDDETRGKYLPQALVRFAAGDAHVPARALAAALSTHPEPVLAVFRARLYEPGDGPGEVLAALAEVTTPALARRAASLVREHVEHRPEGAGHAAAFVDRRLEAGPAARSVLFPLVVQLLGNRSAQVRRALAPVLAAPGTPLSRPLRQELLEVLLEREQYGPFERDITVLDALLRAVATGAGVRAEARTRDLVHRIGLLMARSAEGAACFDRRLTQLAREVPVFGGQVRGWLRSAPAQWAVVVGPQARIRLTAEEDDEDLTVGGPADAERREPAWHS
- the truB gene encoding tRNA pseudouridine(55) synthase TruB, yielding MKHKETPPDGLVVVDKPAGFTSHDVVAKMRGIARTRRVGHAGTLDPMATGVLVLGIERATKLLGHLALTEKEYVATIRLGQNTVTDDAEGEITSSADASGVTREAIDAGVAKLTGAIMQVPSKVSAIKIDGKRSYARAREGEDFEIPARPVTVSSFAVHAVHAVHPAEAADGTPVQDLLVSVVCSSGTYVRALARDLGADTGVGGHLTALRRTRVGPYGLGEARTLDQLQEELTIMPVAEAAEAAFTRWDVTEEQARLLANGVRVRMPLFETTGPIAVFGPDGRFLVLVENQGGRAKSLAVFG
- the rbfA gene encoding 30S ribosome-binding factor RbfA, whose amino-acid sequence is MADNARAKRLADLIREVIAQKLQRGIKDPRLGTHVTITDTRVTGDLREATVFYTVYGDDEDRASAAAGLESAKGILRSEVGRAAGIKFTPTLTFVADALPDTARTIEDLLDKARASDQQVREASSGAAYAGDADPYRKPGDEDEKDAAAE